The following proteins come from a genomic window of Companilactobacillus pabuli:
- a CDS encoding ABC transporter permease — MEQIPQIPKEKFKLVHDDNNKEQEKLGTPSLTYMQDVRRRLFKNKVAVVCLTLLSIIVVISVFAPIIAPHNPNAQQVTMSNLPPKLGQLNIPGFNGYQNMGGHMVDAYKQAGAPKDSFYLLGTDYLGRDLLSRIIYGTRLSLVVAVLATLVDLLIGVPYGIVSGWKGGKTDTFMQRIVEIVSSIPNLIVVILMMIVLKPGLTSIVIAIAITGWVTMARLVRAQTFQLKEQEYILAARTLGESSTKIATKHLIPNLSSTIIIQTMFTIPNAIFFEAFLSFIGIGIPAPNASLGTLLSDGQKAFRFLPYQMWAPAIILSIIMIATNLLGDGLRDAFDPQSSDH, encoded by the coding sequence ATGGAACAAATTCCTCAAATTCCTAAGGAAAAATTTAAATTAGTTCATGATGATAACAACAAAGAACAAGAAAAGCTTGGTACTCCTTCACTAACTTATATGCAAGATGTTCGCCGTCGTCTGTTCAAAAACAAAGTCGCTGTTGTCTGCTTGACATTGTTATCAATTATCGTTGTAATCTCTGTCTTTGCCCCAATCATCGCGCCACATAATCCTAATGCTCAACAAGTTACTATGTCTAACTTGCCTCCTAAACTAGGTCAATTGAACATCCCAGGATTCAATGGTTATCAAAACATGGGTGGTCACATGGTCGATGCTTATAAGCAAGCTGGTGCTCCTAAAGATTCTTTCTATCTTCTAGGTACTGATTACCTTGGCCGTGATCTTCTTTCAAGAATCATCTACGGTACTAGACTTTCACTAGTCGTTGCCGTTCTTGCTACATTAGTTGACCTTCTAATCGGGGTACCTTATGGTATCGTTTCTGGTTGGAAAGGTGGCAAAACTGATACATTCATGCAACGTATCGTTGAAATTGTTTCATCAATTCCTAACTTGATCGTTGTTATCTTGATGATGATCGTTTTAAAACCAGGTCTAACATCTATCGTTATTGCGATTGCGATTACTGGTTGGGTTACAATGGCGCGTCTGGTGCGTGCTCAGACCTTCCAGTTAAAGGAGCAAGAATATATCTTAGCTGCTAGAACGCTTGGTGAATCATCAACTAAGATTGCTACAAAGCACTTGATTCCTAACCTATCCTCAACAATTATTATTCAAACAATGTTTACAATTCCGAATGCCATTTTCTTTGAAGCTTTCCTAAGTTTCATTGGTATTGGTATTCCTGCACCAAATGCATCATTAGGTACACTTTTATCAGATGGTCAAAAAGCCTTCAGATTCTTACCTTATCAAATGTGGGCTCCAGCTATTATCTTGAGTATTATCATGATTGCCACTAACCTTCTTGGTGATGGTCTACGTGATGCCTTTGACCCACAATCATCTGATCATTAA
- the hflX gene encoding GTPase HflX, translated as MKESNLTFEKTRVIVAGVSHLQADFEYTMQELASLVEANNMEVADTIIQNADTVSGATYFGSGKVHEIKEIANADDVQIVVLNDELTPSQIRNLEKETKLSFMDRTELILQVFSTRAQTKQAKLQVEIAKLQYQLPRIHPSGNPLDQQSASGGLANRGAGESKLELDRRVIRKRITALRNELKTVDKTINVQSRRRTNTSLPLVSLVGYTNAGKSTTMNGLLNFNKEDSQDRKVFEKNMLFATLDTSVRRIDLEDNTSFLLSDTVGFVSKLPHNLVESFKTTLKEAQAADLLIQVIDVSDEHWKNMIDVTEKTLKEIGVTDKPMIYAFNKADLKKGQQFPTIEGDNIYYSALDKESIEKLVDLIKLKIFNNYQKADLLVPYSDQKITEEILQNSQVLKKEFTNDGSLITANLSPTELEKFNKYIKTEMSE; from the coding sequence ATGAAAGAATCTAACTTAACTTTTGAAAAGACACGTGTCATCGTTGCCGGAGTCAGCCACTTACAAGCTGATTTTGAATATACGATGCAAGAACTAGCTTCATTAGTCGAAGCCAATAATATGGAAGTTGCCGATACAATTATCCAAAATGCCGATACTGTCAGTGGGGCTACTTACTTTGGTTCTGGTAAAGTTCACGAGATCAAAGAAATTGCCAATGCGGACGATGTACAAATTGTCGTTTTAAATGACGAATTGACACCTTCACAAATCCGTAACCTTGAAAAAGAAACTAAATTAAGTTTCATGGATCGAACCGAATTGATTTTACAAGTTTTCTCGACTAGAGCTCAAACTAAACAAGCTAAGCTGCAAGTTGAAATTGCTAAACTCCAATATCAGTTGCCAAGAATTCATCCATCAGGTAATCCTTTGGATCAACAATCCGCTTCCGGTGGTTTGGCTAACCGTGGTGCTGGTGAATCAAAACTAGAACTTGATCGTCGAGTTATCAGAAAACGAATCACCGCTCTACGTAACGAACTTAAAACGGTCGATAAGACAATTAATGTTCAAAGTAGACGTCGAACTAATACTTCTTTACCATTAGTTTCTCTAGTTGGTTATACGAATGCTGGTAAATCAACGACAATGAATGGATTGTTGAATTTTAACAAAGAAGACTCCCAAGACCGCAAAGTTTTTGAAAAAAATATGCTTTTTGCCACTTTGGATACTAGCGTTAGACGAATCGACTTGGAAGACAATACAAGTTTTCTACTTTCCGATACAGTTGGCTTTGTTAGCAAGCTACCTCACAACTTAGTTGAATCTTTCAAGACTACTTTGAAAGAAGCCCAAGCAGCTGACCTTTTGATTCAAGTTATTGATGTCAGCGATGAGCATTGGAAGAACATGATCGATGTTACGGAAAAAACTTTAAAAGAGATTGGCGTAACTGATAAGCCAATGATTTATGCTTTCAACAAAGCTGATCTAAAAAAAGGTCAACAATTCCCTACTATTGAGGGTGATAATATCTATTATTCAGCCCTTGATAAAGAATCGATCGAAAAATTAGTCGATTTGATTAAATTAAAAATCTTCAATAATTATCAAAAGGCCGATTTACTAGTACCTTACAGCGACCAAAAGATTACAGAAGAAATTTTACAAAACTCCCAAGTACTCAAAAAAGAGTTCACGAATGATGGTTCTTTGATTACTGCTAATTTAAGTCCCACAGAATTAGAAAAGTTTAATAAATATATCAAAACAGAGATGTCTGAATAA
- the opp3b gene encoding oligopeptide ABC transporter permease, whose translation MTKYILRRIFYLFLTLFIIATITFFLMKMLPGTPFSNQNRMSAEQLKIVKAQYGLDQSVFVQYVRYLGGLLQGNLGTSFQFNNEPVTLLIGQRLAPSMQIGAQAMIVGTIFGILLGAVAAIRKNTWVDTLATFVSILGLSIPSFVLAVLLQFYLAYKWKIYPVALWDNFQSSVLPTIALAALPLGTVARFMRTEMVDVLSSDYIELAKSKGNSNWKVVTKHALRNSLIPVVTIIGPMAVSVMTGSMVVENIFSIPGIGEQFVKSITTNDYPTIMGLTIFYSFLLIIVYLIVDILYGLIDPRIRLGNGGKE comes from the coding sequence ATGACTAAATATATTCTCAGAAGAATTTTTTATTTATTCTTGACCCTCTTCATTATTGCGACAATAACTTTCTTCCTGATGAAGATGCTTCCTGGTACACCGTTCTCTAACCAGAACCGTATGTCCGCGGAACAATTGAAGATCGTTAAAGCCCAATATGGATTGGATCAATCAGTATTTGTTCAATATGTTCGTTATCTCGGTGGGTTATTACAAGGAAATCTTGGTACTTCCTTCCAATTCAACAATGAACCCGTTACATTATTAATCGGTCAAAGACTTGCTCCATCAATGCAAATTGGTGCTCAAGCTATGATCGTTGGTACTATCTTCGGTATCCTACTTGGTGCCGTTGCCGCTATTCGTAAAAACACATGGGTTGATACACTTGCAACATTCGTTTCAATTCTTGGTCTATCAATTCCATCTTTCGTTTTAGCCGTTTTACTTCAGTTCTACCTAGCCTACAAGTGGAAGATTTACCCAGTTGCTCTATGGGACAACTTCCAATCAAGTGTCCTTCCAACAATTGCTCTAGCTGCATTGCCATTAGGTACTGTTGCTCGTTTCATGAGAACTGAAATGGTGGACGTTTTGAGTAGTGACTATATCGAATTAGCCAAATCAAAAGGTAACTCTAACTGGAAAGTTGTTACAAAACACGCTCTACGTAATTCATTGATCCCAGTTGTTACTATCATCGGTCCAATGGCAGTTTCTGTTATGACTGGTTCCATGGTTGTTGAGAACATCTTCTCAATTCCTGGTATTGGTGAACAATTCGTTAAATCAATTACTACAAATGACTACCCTACTATCATGGGTCTTACAATCTTCTATTCATTCTTATTAATCATAGTTTACTTGATCGTCGATATCCTTTATGGACTAATCGATCCAAGAATTAGACTAGGAAACGGAGGTAAAGAATAA
- a CDS encoding peptide ABC transporter substrate-binding protein produces MKFKKKYLLALLPIFLFALVLSGCGSSAEKDSKDTLSISSSDVIATMDSSMNTDVIGAQNLTNTMEGLYRYDGKELQPAIAKKVVKPTDGGKVYTFHLRHTKWSNGKPVTANDFVYAWRRTVDPKTASQYAYIYTGIKNADKISAGKKPVNSLGIKALDKYTLQVTLEDAIPYFNTLMASSTFYPQYKPAVEKAGKQYGLKSKGMVFNGPFKLVNWSVSSNSWTEVKNNSYWNAKAVKLKKVKYYVVKDANTGLNLYDTNRINRLEKLGGDTARQVSNYKTFSMDKQTGNFYLEFNQKKYKFFKNPKIRQAISMSINRNQLTNNVLGKTGGIEHTMVPVGMSYNPTTKVDFTKEKMLQSSNKYTEYNPTEAKKLWKEGIKETGQKDLSFTLLGDDTDGAKKQNEYLQGQLEKNLPGLKITLQNVPFKSRLDKSTNGQFDIVVTGWNADYPDPVTFLDLFTTTNSQNNGKYSNKEYDELIDRSKTTDATDEDARWQDLLQAAKILADDEGVVPLYQSYQANLTRTNVKNYRMTPNGSYNLVTVYKK; encoded by the coding sequence ATGAAATTCAAGAAGAAGTATTTACTTGCATTGTTACCGATATTTCTATTCGCATTAGTTCTGAGTGGCTGTGGTTCTTCCGCTGAAAAAGATAGCAAAGATACCCTCTCAATCAGTTCTAGTGATGTTATTGCAACAATGGATTCATCTATGAACACCGATGTTATCGGAGCTCAAAATTTAACTAACACTATGGAAGGTCTTTACAGATATGATGGTAAAGAATTACAACCTGCCATAGCTAAGAAAGTCGTTAAACCTACTGATGGTGGTAAGGTCTATACTTTCCATCTAAGACATACTAAGTGGTCAAACGGCAAACCCGTAACTGCTAACGATTTCGTTTATGCATGGAGAAGAACCGTTGATCCAAAGACTGCTTCACAATATGCCTATATTTATACCGGTATTAAAAACGCTGATAAGATCAGTGCTGGTAAGAAACCTGTAAATTCATTAGGTATCAAAGCTTTGGATAAATACACTCTTCAAGTTACTTTGGAAGATGCCATCCCATACTTTAATACTTTGATGGCTAGTTCTACTTTCTACCCACAATACAAACCAGCAGTAGAAAAAGCTGGTAAACAATATGGTTTGAAGAGTAAAGGAATGGTCTTCAATGGACCTTTCAAACTAGTTAACTGGTCTGTTTCAAGTAACAGTTGGACTGAAGTTAAGAACAACTCATATTGGAATGCTAAAGCCGTTAAATTAAAGAAAGTAAAGTATTACGTTGTTAAGGATGCTAATACTGGTTTGAATCTTTACGATACTAACCGTATCAACCGTCTAGAAAAACTTGGTGGCGACACTGCTCGTCAAGTTTCAAACTACAAGACATTCTCAATGGATAAACAAACAGGTAACTTCTATCTTGAATTTAACCAAAAGAAATACAAATTCTTTAAGAATCCTAAGATCAGACAAGCTATCTCAATGTCTATCAATCGTAATCAATTAACTAACAACGTTCTTGGTAAAACTGGTGGTATTGAACACACAATGGTTCCAGTAGGTATGTCATACAACCCTACAACTAAGGTCGACTTTACTAAAGAAAAGATGCTTCAATCTTCAAATAAATACACTGAATACAATCCAACCGAAGCTAAGAAACTTTGGAAGGAAGGTATTAAAGAAACCGGTCAAAAAGATCTCAGCTTTACCCTTCTAGGTGATGATACTGATGGTGCTAAGAAACAAAACGAATACCTTCAAGGTCAACTAGAAAAGAACTTACCTGGATTGAAGATCACACTTCAAAACGTTCCATTTAAGTCACGTCTAGATAAATCAACTAATGGTCAATTCGATATCGTTGTTACTGGTTGGAATGCCGATTATCCAGATCCTGTTACATTCTTGGATCTATTCACAACAACCAACTCACAAAATAATGGTAAATATTCTAATAAAGAATACGATGAATTGATCGACAGATCTAAGACAACTGATGCTACTGATGAAGATGCTAGATGGCAAGACCTTCTTCAAGCAGCTAAGATTTTAGCCGATGACGAAGGGGTCGTTCCTTTGTATCAATCATATCAAGCCAACTTGACTAGAACTAACGTCAAGAATTACCGTATGACACCAAATGGTAGTTACAACCTTGTCACTGTCTACAAAAAATAA